The Ranitomeya imitator isolate aRanImi1 chromosome 6, aRanImi1.pri, whole genome shotgun sequence genome window below encodes:
- the LOC138641745 gene encoding uncharacterized protein, with product MESQYPCDQYSPLLTSTPLEECMSPDYRNNFVTPNYELFESVAVEPLEDNEPALQLITDTDTHPSVYMPENWCVPEPCENLDSDIEIIDVKNNVISPLPDAPKRRGNSLSRCLKNRKDMPDLQPRVLHRRNYGSAQNQPQRVNAAVRTTPLSPICVVDREESYAAPKHPGNPSPKIPHQKYKNVSRERFASQNASPCITQEANSTISIPQVTPENREIAQLVAGKKSNNRSNIRVCQTVQSADLLAILAMYCL from the exons ATGGAATCCCAATATCCTTGCGATCAATACAGCCCCCTTCTTACAAGCACACCGTTAG aggagTGTATGTCTCCCGATTATCGCAATAATTTTGTCACGCCGAATTATGAACTCTTTGAATCCGTAGCTGTGGAACCGTTAGAAGATAATGAGCCTGCTCTTCAACTTATCACAG atactgacacgcatCCATCGGTCTATATGccggaaaactggtgtgttcccgaaccatgtgAAAATCTGGATTCAGACatcgagatcatagatgtcaagaacaatGTAATTTCACCACTACCCGATGCTCCTAAAAGACGTGGAAATTCATTAAGCAGGtgtctcaagaatagaaaag atatgcCGGATCTTCAACCACGAGTTTTGCATCGGCGTAATTACGGATCTGcacagaatcaaccacaaagagttaATGCGGCTGTGAGAACAActcctctttcgcccatctgtgttgtggatcgtgaggaAAGCTACGCGGCACCCAAAcaccccgggaatccaagccccaagattccacATCAGAAATATAAGAATGTTTCAAGAGAGAGATTtgcatcgcagaacgctagtccctgcataactcaGGAAGCCAATAGCACAATCAGCattccacaagttactcctgaaaacagagaaattgcgcAGCTCGTCGCGGGTAAGAAGAGTAATAACCGGAGCAATATACGTGTGTGTCAAACTGTCCAGTCTGCAGATCTTCTAGCGATTTTGGCAATGTATTGCCTCTAA